One Parasphingorhabdus cellanae genomic region harbors:
- a CDS encoding acyl-CoA thioesterase, protein MSKPEAWQLSKASYPFSNVTQTRFGDMDLLGHINNVAMADLFENGRVRFNRSMGMENRAEGDRWLIAAVQINYLREAHFPDDAEICSGIGRIGNASWDILSAAFQSDLCVATCTTTLVLTNPQGAKAIDAEFRAVLEAQMVKRG, encoded by the coding sequence ATGTCCAAACCGGAAGCCTGGCAGCTGTCAAAGGCGAGCTATCCTTTTTCCAATGTCACACAGACGCGCTTTGGTGATATGGACCTGCTCGGTCATATCAACAATGTCGCGATGGCCGATCTGTTCGAAAATGGGCGGGTCCGCTTCAACCGGTCCATGGGTATGGAAAACCGCGCAGAGGGAGACCGCTGGCTGATCGCGGCGGTGCAGATCAATTATCTGCGGGAAGCCCACTTCCCCGATGATGCAGAGATTTGCAGCGGCATTGGCCGGATTGGCAATGCGTCCTGGGACATCCTGTCGGCGGCGTTCCAGAGCGACCTATGCGTTGCCACCTGCACCACGACACTGGTGCTGACCAATCCGCAAGGCGCCAAGGCAATTGACGCGGAGTTTCGGGCCGTACTCGAAGCGCAGATGGTCAAGCGCGGCTAG